One genomic window of Myxococcus guangdongensis includes the following:
- a CDS encoding tetratricopeptide repeat protein, which produces MYNLLISLAVGIVVALLVKLANFSIWAGLVPGLIAAVVTFFFLGRRVAGQIQALMTTVQADLQSQPTSKKDAEGRVDRAVKTLEKGLAFDKWQFMVGPEIHAQIGMLKYMVKDLDGALVHFKKGSSRNYMAKAMEGALYFQRNDTPAMKAAFEAAAKSGKKEAIVWAVYAWCLLQKKEKDEALRVLGRGVEENPKDEKLKASLAQLQNDKRLKMKPYEPMWWQFGLETPPMMPPMGGGGGRRMQFVTRR; this is translated from the coding sequence ATGTACAACCTTCTTATCTCGCTGGCAGTGGGAATCGTGGTCGCGCTGCTGGTGAAGCTCGCCAACTTCTCCATCTGGGCCGGGCTCGTCCCGGGCCTCATCGCGGCCGTCGTCACCTTCTTCTTCCTGGGTCGCCGGGTCGCCGGGCAGATCCAGGCGCTCATGACGACGGTGCAGGCGGACCTCCAGTCCCAGCCCACGAGCAAGAAGGACGCCGAGGGCCGGGTGGATCGCGCGGTGAAGACGCTGGAGAAGGGCCTCGCCTTCGACAAGTGGCAGTTCATGGTGGGGCCGGAGATCCACGCGCAGATTGGAATGTTGAAGTACATGGTGAAGGACCTGGACGGCGCGCTGGTCCACTTCAAGAAGGGCAGCTCGCGCAACTACATGGCCAAGGCCATGGAGGGCGCCCTGTACTTCCAGCGCAATGACACCCCGGCCATGAAGGCGGCCTTCGAGGCGGCGGCCAAGAGCGGGAAGAAGGAGGCCATCGTCTGGGCGGTGTACGCCTGGTGCCTCCTGCAGAAGAAGGAGAAGGACGAGGCCCTCCGGGTGCTCGGCCGCGGGGTGGAGGAGAACCCCAAGGACGAGAAGCTCAAGGCCAGCCTCGCCCAGCTCCAGAACGACAAGCGCCTGAAGATGAAGCCCTACGAGCCCATGTGGTGGCAGTTCGGCCTGGAGACCCCGCCGATGATGCCCCCCATGGGTGGCGGTGGCGGCCGGCGCATGCAGTTCGTTACCCGACGTTGA
- a CDS encoding diguanylate cyclase — MQRRGRTSERSLLLVIEDDASVLESLSDLLASRFDVLGAADAGVGLELAREHRPDLVLLDRFLPSGDGLAVLEALQEDSRTESTPVIFLTGDADEATLERCLEMGAVDFIHKPASARELMARIDRALRQSEQQRRLQILAQTDALTGLANFRALTVRLEEELRRAQRYGYPLSVVVIDLDHLKAINDGMGHDVGNRAILALANQLKGNLRESDFAARFGGDEFVALLPHQTALEAAVFAERIRAGLRSVGVQKSDGRPASFGLSVSVGIADHTLETPRDDTEGLMKAADAALYEAKREGRDRVVVFGRPAMAPSVQRH, encoded by the coding sequence ATGCAACGGCGAGGGCGCACCTCGGAGCGGTCCCTCCTCCTGGTCATCGAGGACGACGCGAGCGTGCTGGAGAGCCTGTCGGACCTGCTCGCCTCGCGTTTCGACGTGCTGGGAGCGGCGGACGCGGGCGTGGGGTTGGAGCTGGCGAGGGAACATCGGCCGGACCTGGTCCTGCTGGACAGGTTCCTGCCCAGCGGGGATGGGCTGGCGGTCCTGGAGGCGCTGCAGGAGGACTCCCGGACGGAGTCCACCCCGGTCATCTTCCTGACCGGGGACGCGGACGAGGCCACCCTGGAGCGCTGCCTGGAGATGGGCGCCGTGGACTTCATCCACAAGCCGGCGAGCGCGAGGGAGCTCATGGCACGGATCGACCGGGCGCTGCGGCAGAGTGAACAGCAGCGGCGGCTGCAGATCCTCGCCCAGACGGATGCCCTCACGGGGCTGGCGAACTTCCGGGCGCTCACCGTGCGGCTGGAGGAGGAGCTCCGGCGGGCCCAGCGCTACGGCTATCCGTTGAGCGTGGTGGTCATCGACCTGGACCACCTGAAGGCCATCAACGACGGCATGGGCCACGACGTGGGCAACCGGGCCATCCTCGCGCTGGCCAACCAGCTCAAGGGCAACCTGCGCGAGTCGGACTTCGCGGCGCGCTTCGGCGGCGACGAGTTCGTGGCGCTCCTCCCCCACCAGACGGCGTTGGAGGCGGCGGTGTTCGCCGAGCGCATCCGCGCCGGGCTGCGCTCCGTGGGCGTGCAGAAGAGCGACGGCCGCCCCGCCTCCTTCGGGTTGAGCGTGAGCGTGGGCATCGCGGACCACACATTGGAAACACCCCGGGACGACACCGAGGGGCTGATGAAGGCCGCCGACGCGGCCCTCTACGAGGCCAAGCGCGAGGGGCGCGACCGGGTGGTGGTGTTCGGCCGTCCGGCCATGGCGCCTTCCGTGCAACGACACTGA
- a CDS encoding response regulator, which yields MILGNRLTSGSRVAVVGGGIAGAGLAASLLFNGRARGLTLDVRVYSGGLSERTAPPAVLTPECRSRLAALGCRIPTEWRAHELRGVEIISEGRRELLPSAPGGLWVVDGWPQGQGGLAQVRDVLATAASAQGARFLERHVDRVERQPAAPDAPASVRGAGPLVVRAQGGGERFHAVALAGGAGPLMGDNFFPGFRPAPMMPAVQARLRHASSRLEIAPVARLWVAPLPTVDGLFLLPGADSVYALAFGPAVTPADLCQALMMASRDGLLEEGFELAALETTRLPFGPGRTLVAPGQIAVGPAAFGHPLQVGLSETLASCSRAAVALLDGGLDAGALERRYVREGLCELMEDASAGARAVGWLRRAGKRAPSAFVAAKGRRTSVGVYGGGVLGLNAPTPLALLGAVRWAGLRETMSNWLRMSLEPVPLAIPELEPDLYYVVDDDADAREALTALLESTGAKVVSFADELALFCAVARRPPTAIVLDVVLHWVDGLRLCEGLKQHPLTRNTRVVVMSGLNRPHVRQRALDAGAEAFLPKPVDPELLLRILTGRLTSSTSANEVLTPLPPSDTGASDRYAAY from the coding sequence ATGATTCTGGGCAACAGGCTGACGAGCGGTTCGAGGGTTGCGGTCGTCGGAGGCGGTATCGCGGGTGCGGGGCTGGCGGCCTCGCTGCTCTTCAATGGCAGGGCGCGGGGGCTGACGCTCGATGTGCGCGTCTACTCGGGTGGCCTGTCGGAGCGCACCGCGCCGCCCGCCGTGCTGACGCCGGAGTGTCGCTCGCGGCTGGCCGCGCTGGGCTGTCGCATCCCCACCGAGTGGCGCGCCCACGAGCTGCGCGGCGTGGAGATCATCTCCGAGGGGCGGCGCGAGCTGCTCCCCTCCGCTCCCGGTGGCCTCTGGGTGGTGGACGGCTGGCCGCAAGGACAAGGCGGCCTGGCGCAGGTGCGGGACGTGCTGGCCACGGCGGCCAGCGCCCAGGGCGCGCGCTTCCTCGAGCGGCACGTGGACCGGGTGGAGCGTCAGCCCGCGGCCCCCGATGCGCCGGCGTCCGTGCGAGGCGCGGGCCCCCTGGTGGTCCGAGCCCAGGGAGGCGGCGAGCGCTTCCACGCGGTGGCCCTGGCGGGGGGCGCGGGTCCCCTGATGGGCGACAACTTCTTCCCGGGCTTCCGGCCGGCGCCGATGATGCCCGCGGTGCAGGCGCGGCTGCGGCATGCGTCGTCGCGGCTGGAGATTGCTCCGGTGGCGCGCCTCTGGGTGGCGCCGCTTCCCACGGTGGATGGGTTGTTCCTCCTGCCGGGCGCGGACTCCGTCTATGCGCTGGCCTTCGGGCCCGCGGTGACGCCCGCCGACCTGTGCCAGGCGCTGATGATGGCCTCGCGGGATGGGCTGCTCGAGGAGGGCTTCGAGCTGGCGGCGCTGGAGACCACGCGGCTGCCCTTCGGGCCCGGGCGCACGCTGGTGGCCCCGGGACAGATTGCCGTGGGTCCGGCGGCCTTCGGGCATCCGCTGCAGGTGGGGCTGTCGGAGACGCTGGCCTCGTGCAGCCGGGCCGCGGTGGCGCTGCTGGACGGCGGGCTGGATGCGGGGGCCCTGGAGCGCCGGTATGTGCGCGAGGGCCTGTGCGAGTTGATGGAGGACGCGTCGGCCGGAGCCCGCGCGGTGGGCTGGCTGCGACGCGCCGGCAAGCGGGCGCCCTCCGCCTTCGTGGCGGCGAAGGGGCGGCGCACGTCGGTGGGTGTCTATGGCGGTGGCGTGCTGGGATTGAACGCGCCCACGCCGCTGGCCCTGTTGGGCGCCGTGCGCTGGGCGGGCCTGCGCGAGACGATGAGCAACTGGCTGCGGATGTCGCTGGAGCCGGTGCCGCTGGCCATCCCGGAGCTGGAGCCGGACCTGTACTACGTGGTGGATGACGACGCGGATGCGCGCGAGGCGCTCACCGCGCTCCTGGAGAGCACGGGGGCCAAGGTCGTCTCCTTCGCGGATGAGCTCGCGTTGTTCTGCGCGGTGGCGCGGAGGCCTCCGACGGCCATCGTCCTCGACGTGGTGCTGCACTGGGTGGATGGGCTGCGCCTGTGCGAGGGCTTGAAGCAGCATCCCCTCACGCGCAACACGCGGGTGGTGGTGATGAGCGGGTTGAACCGGCCGCACGTGCGTCAGCGCGCGCTCGACGCGGGGGCGGAGGCCTTCCTGCCCAAGCCCGTGGACCCGGAGCTGCTGCTGCGCATCCTCACGGGCCGCCTCACGTCGTCCACCAGCGCGAACGAGGTGCTCACGCCCCTGCCCCCGAGCGACACGGGCGCATCGGACCGCTACGCCGCTTATTAG
- a CDS encoding HdeD family acid-resistance protein has protein sequence METQFRRDTLSGEGGRAASAAWGPPFVLGVLMAILGLVALGSSFITSLVSVILFGALLAGTGIAEIVSSFRVRKSGGPFWLYLLNGVLSTVVGIFVLMKPAAGLGALTLLLAGYFFASGIFHVVTSLMDRYPRWGWDFAYGAISIALGVIVMAQWPISAVWLVGTLVGISILMRGIALMAGSLELRRAMRGATVSS, from the coding sequence ATGGAGACACAGTTCAGACGTGACACCCTCTCAGGCGAAGGGGGAAGAGCTGCCTCGGCGGCTTGGGGTCCTCCCTTCGTCCTCGGCGTGCTGATGGCGATTCTGGGCCTGGTGGCGCTGGGGTCCTCGTTCATCACCAGCCTGGTCTCCGTCATCCTCTTCGGCGCGCTGCTCGCGGGGACTGGCATCGCGGAGATCGTCTCGTCCTTCCGCGTGCGGAAGTCGGGCGGACCGTTCTGGCTCTACCTGCTCAACGGTGTGCTCTCCACCGTGGTCGGCATCTTCGTCCTGATGAAACCCGCCGCGGGCCTGGGGGCGCTGACGCTCCTGCTCGCGGGGTACTTCTTCGCGAGCGGCATCTTCCACGTGGTGACGTCGCTGATGGACCGCTATCCGAGGTGGGGCTGGGACTTCGCCTATGGCGCCATCTCCATCGCGCTGGGCGTCATCGTGATGGCCCAGTGGCCCATCTCCGCGGTGTGGCTGGTGGGCACCCTGGTGGGAATCTCCATCCTCATGCGCGGCATCGCGCTCATGGCGGGCTCCCTGGAACTGCGTCGCGCGATGCGCGGCGCCACCGTCTCGTCCTGA
- the miaA gene encoding tRNA (adenosine(37)-N6)-dimethylallyltransferase MiaA, with protein sequence MGEGPVLTVVAGPTASGKTALGIELARRLGAEIVSADSQQVYRHFDIGTAKPSVEELAAVPHHLLSVVDPQESFSAAEYQRRADAAIADITDRGRPVVVVGGTGLYLRILLHGVVEAPGALPALRAEMEALAAEQGREAVHRRLAAVDPETAAKLPAQDLVRVVRALEIHAQTGVPASEFRKAHAFLPDRYPFRLFVLEPPREDLYTRINARTEAMFAAGLVDEARALMERGYAEAAPMRSVGYVQARAVVEGRMSVAEAIHDTAQETRRYAKRQLTWFRKEVGAVFVQPPYAALRDFAPRSPG encoded by the coding sequence ATGGGTGAGGGGCCGGTGTTGACGGTGGTCGCGGGGCCGACGGCATCTGGGAAGACGGCGCTGGGCATCGAGCTGGCGCGCCGCCTGGGTGCGGAGATTGTCAGCGCCGACTCGCAGCAGGTGTACCGGCACTTCGACATCGGCACCGCGAAGCCCTCCGTGGAGGAGCTCGCGGCGGTGCCGCACCACCTGCTGTCCGTGGTGGACCCTCAGGAGTCGTTCTCGGCCGCCGAGTACCAGCGCCGCGCGGACGCGGCCATCGCGGACATCACGGACCGTGGGCGGCCTGTCGTCGTCGTGGGCGGGACGGGGCTGTACCTGCGCATCCTGCTGCATGGCGTGGTGGAGGCTCCGGGGGCGCTCCCCGCGCTGCGTGCCGAGATGGAGGCGCTCGCGGCCGAGCAGGGACGGGAGGCCGTTCACCGAAGGCTGGCGGCGGTGGACCCGGAGACGGCCGCGAAGCTACCGGCCCAGGACCTGGTGCGAGTCGTCAGGGCGCTGGAGATCCACGCGCAGACGGGCGTGCCCGCCTCGGAGTTCCGCAAGGCCCACGCCTTCCTCCCGGACCGATATCCCTTCCGCCTGTTCGTCCTGGAGCCTCCTCGCGAGGACCTGTACACGCGCATCAACGCACGCACCGAGGCCATGTTCGCCGCGGGGTTGGTGGACGAGGCGCGCGCGTTGATGGAGCGGGGTTACGCGGAGGCGGCCCCCATGCGCAGCGTGGGCTACGTGCAGGCGCGCGCGGTGGTGGAGGGACGCATGAGCGTCGCGGAGGCCATTCACGACACGGCGCAGGAGACCCGCCGGTACGCCAAGCGTCAGCTCACCTGGTTCCGGAAGGAGGTGGGCGCCGTCTTCGTCCAGCCTCCGTATGCCGCGCTCCGCGACTTCGCGCCGCGGTCACCCGGGTGA